In Tursiops truncatus isolate mTurTru1 chromosome 19, mTurTru1.mat.Y, whole genome shotgun sequence, a genomic segment contains:
- the TERF2IP gene encoding telomeric repeat-binding factor 2-interacting protein 1 — protein MAEAMDLGKDPNGPTHSSTLFVREDGSSMSFYVRPSPAKRRLSTLILHGGGTLCRVQEPGAVLLAQPGEAAAEASGDFISTQYILDCVERNERLELEAYRLGPTLGADQAPETKPGAQAGGAASTEPELQPHAGRIVFTDADDVAILTYVKEHARSPSSVTGNALWKAMEKSSLTQHSWQSMKDRYLKRLRGQEHKYLLGEAPVSPSSQKLKRKTEQDPEDADSGEPQNKRTPDLPEEEFEKEEIKENEEAVKKMLVEATREFEEIVVDESPDFEIHITMCDDDPPTPEEDSETQPDEEEEEEKVSAPEVGAAIKIIRQLMEKFNLDLSTVTQAFLKNSGELEATSSFLESGQRADGYPIWSRQDDLDLQKDDEGTRDALVKKFGAQNVARRIEFRKK, from the exons ATGGCTGAGGCGATGGATTTGGGCAAAGACCCCAATGGGCCAACCCATTCCTCGACTCTATTCGTGAGGGAGGATGGCAGCTCCATGTCCTTCTACGTGCGTCCCAGCCCGGCGAAGCGCCGGCTCTCGACGCTCATCCTGCACGGCGGCGGCACCTTGTGTCGCGTGCAGGAGCCTGGGGCCGTGCTGCTGGCTCAGCCCGGGGAGGCGGCGGCCGAGGCCTCGGGCGACTTCATTTCCACGCAGTACATCCTGGACTGCGTGGAGCGCAACGAGAGGCTCGAGCTGGAGGCCTACCGGTTGGGCCCGACTCTAGGGGCCGACCAGGCCCCAGAGACGAAGCCCGGGGCTCAGGCTGGGGGCGCCGCCTCCACGGAGCCCGAGCTGCAGCCGCACGCGGGGCGGATCGTCTTCACGGACGCGGACGACGTGGCCATCTTGACGTACGTGAAGGAACATGCCCGCTCGCCCAGCTCCGTCACCGGCAACGCCTTGTGGAAAGCGATGGAGAAGAGCTCGCTCACCCAGCACTCGTGGCAGTCCATGAAGGACCGCTACCTCAAGCGCCTGCGGGGCCAGGAGCATAAGTACCTGTTGGGGGAGGCCCCAGTGAGCCCCTCCTCCCAGAAACTCAAGCGGAAAACTGAGCAAGACCCCGAGGATGCTGATAGCGGGG AACCACAGAATAAGAGAACTCCAGACTTGCCTgaagaagaatttgaaaaggaagagaTCAAGGAGAATGAAGAAGCAGTCAAAAAGATGCTTGTAGAAGCCACCCGGGAGTTTGAAGAGATTGTG GTGGATGAGAGCCCTGATTTTGAAATACATATAACAATGTGTGATGATGATCCACCCACACCTGAGGAGGACTCAGAAACACAGCCtgatgaggaagaagaagaagaaaaagtttccGCACCAGAGGTGGGAGCTGCCATTAAGATCATCCGGCAGTTAATGGAAAAGTTTAACTTGGATCTGTCAACAGTTACGCAGGCCTTCCTAAAAAATAGTGGTGAGCTGGAGGCTACTTCCTCCTTTTTAGAGTCTGGTCAGAGGGCTGATGGGTATCCCATTTGGTCCCGACAGGATGACTTAGATTTGCAAAAAGATGATGAGGGTACCCGAGATGCACTGGTCAAAAAATTTGGTGCTCAGAATGTAGCTCGGAGGATTGAATTCCGAAAGAAATAA
- the DUXB gene encoding LOW QUALITY PROTEIN: double homeobox protein B (The sequence of the model RefSeq protein was modified relative to this genomic sequence to represent the inferred CDS: inserted 1 base in 1 codon; substituted 1 base at 1 genomic stop codon), with the protein MDLNSTASDILLQKETWQGKIIYNQSQKNILQAWFEHDPYPEKANRKQLAKEIGIPESNTQIWFKNHRARQKYLPKGATQDHTSVPRSQSNILAQAFKRNQFFDIANRKTLXQTGIPESRIQMWFQDPRSLYPGQSTSEPVNSLVYGPNGRPGMTAQQHEIDLCTLPGRSHHFASSSSFSRNQPFLPVLLPSHVFSLLTMGGDPDTQYPFWPQYQERQDHQEQTDMGVLQLEDYSQPQAEHKKPPPQDLSQVDISYFLQXWDECCQALTAERDPQKGTH; encoded by the exons ATGGATTTGAACAGCACTGCAAGTG ACATACTATTACAAAAAGAAACCTGGCAAGGCAAGATTATTTACAACCAGAGTCAAAAGAATATCCTCCAAGCATGGTTTGAACATGACCCTTACCCTGAAAAAGCTAACAGGAAACAACTGGCCAAGGAAATTGGCATTCCAGAATCTAA CACTCAGATTTGGTTTAAAAACCACAGAGCAAGACAGA AATACTTACCAAAAGGAGCCACACAAGACCACACATCGGTTCCAAGATCTCAATCAAACATTCTAGCTCAAGCCTTCAAGAGGAACCAATTCTTTGATATTGCAAACAGGAAAACAC GCCAAACAGGCATTCCAGAATCGAGAATTCAA ATGTGGTTTCAGGACCCAAGATCTCTGTACCCTGGGCAGAGCACAAGTGAGCCTGTGAATTCCTTGGTATATGGCCCAAATGGGAGACCTGGTATGACAGCTCAGCAGCACGAAATTGACCTATGTACTCTCCCAGGCAGATCTCATCATTTTGCTTCCTCCAGTTCTTTCAGCAGGAACCAACCATTTCTACCTGTTCTTCTCCCATCCCACGTATTCT CACTGCTGACTATGGGAGGAGACCCAGATACTCAGTACCCCTTCTGGCCCCAATACCAAGAACGCCAGGATCACCAAGAACAGACTGACATGGGAGTACTGCAGTTGGAAGACTATTCTCAGCCTCAAGCTGAGCacaaaaaaccaccaccacagGATCTGAGCCAGGTGGACATATCttactttctgcagtgatgggaTGAGTGCTGCCAGGCTCTGACTGCAGAGCGGGATCCTCAAAAAGGGACCCACTGA